TTGTTTCTCTGAAGAAGCGGATGTCCTTGATGAGTCTGGACTTGATGTGTTCGTCATACATAAACTGGCTGAAGATGTAAAACTTCTTCCGCAGGAACTGGTAGGTGAAATTTAcctgtgtaaaaacaaatgtgtaacAGGTGAGACGCAAACAGTCACACGTGGGCGGGAGAGGAGTGTGTGATGAACTCACCGTGGTATTCATAATGCCTGTCCCATGCGTCCGGATGGAGTTGGCGATGTGGCGGATGTTGATGGTGTTCAAGTGCTTGTTGTTACTTGCCTTTTCAATGAAGATCTAGTAAAACATGTGCAACAAACGAATAATTGTCTGGTTCAAGATATCAAAGGCGAACATGGAGGCTTCAATGCTTACCTGGTTGTTCAGATTATAAAGGTAGCGCGAGACAAAAACGTGAATGTTCCTCATGATCTCCAGAACATCCAAACCCTGATGGAAGGACAGAGGCCAAAGAGATCATCAACAATGAATGACCTACTTTAAATCAAAATCCAAACCCTGATGCCGTCACACAGACCTGCTCCAGGGTCTGGCTGGGCAGGTGCGCCTCGGTCATAGAAAGTCCATAGCGCTGCGTGGCGAGGTTCCTCATCTCACTGTACGTGGCCCAGTCATGCAGGGCAACAGTTGTCAGGTTGTAGAACGTTTTATCCAGGTAGTGGGTCACATATGCTACGAAgatgtcaaaatgtttttacattattttcctTCCACAGCAAACAATCAGAAAATTGATAAAATGTCTGAAAGGAGCTTTatcaattactttttttttaaaatccataataaaatatatattcattctCTGacccacaaataaaaaaatacatttaaataccaCCCagctaaaagacaaaaaaagggaAACTAATTAGTGCATGTATTGAGACCTTTGATGTCAATGAAGCGGTTGAAGAATCGGATGGGTTTGAGGGAGAAGAAGTGAGCCAGGTCCTTCATGCCGACTCTGAAAGGGTTCCTGTCATCCAGCTTCAGGTGGGTGTGAACAGACAGACGCAGGTCTTTTTCTATCTCCTTACACAGCTTGTCCAGCAGGTGCTGTGAGAAAGAATAAAAGGATCACGAATGTACATCAGACACACGGAGGCCAAGGATGCTTCTgctaaatatttgtttcattcGACTCCAGTCAAATAATGTCAATGTTATACATCATAATATCAATCGTGTTCCTCTTTCACACCGTTTCATCATTCCTCACCTCATGGAACACGTCCATAATCTCCTTGTCGTAGCTCTCCAGCAGCTGGTCACATGATTCCATGTGTTTGGCATGCAACATAGAAGGCACACTGTCCCTTAATGCACTAAACATATACTGCTCCGGCCAATCAGATGCATCCAGGAAGACAGATAGCCAGAGATCAacacaaacaaaagagaaaggtatcaataaaaaagagaaattcaGCCTTCTCAGAGTCTGATAAAGCAGCAAATAGCAACTTCTAAAATGCATTTATCCGTGTAATGTAGACGTTCTTAAACtaaatattttcattaaagAAATGAGGGGGACCTTTAAACATTCTATCTCTTCAAAACTTCAATGAAATCTAGAAGAAGCTAAAAGAAGCATGTTATGATCATTGTGCACAGAGTTACAAGTCGATCCTAAGAGAGTGCATCAGACCAATGGCCAGTCTGCTTACGTGCATTCGTGCAGCGTCCACAGCATTGTCGTGTACATCATCCAGGTAGATGGGAAACACAGCTCTGTGCCAGTAAAGGAAGCTACAGTCACACTGTAGCTTGACCCTAAGGAGGAAATGAACACTTCCTCAGTACGTCAAAATTAGGTGAAAGAAAACATCCAACAGCTTACAGGACAGCGAACATTGTGCCAAACATTTGATCAGACAAGGTCTAATATTAACATTTCCCAGCACCCAAGTGCCAAATATCTGGACGTTTTATTCCCTGCCTGCCAGCATTTGAGCAAAACTGGTTCATGCACTGAAATTTAGTTGAACACCATTTTAAAGAGGAAATCCTCACCTCTCACTCAGCTCACTCATCATATCTAACTTCTTCAGCACAAGCTGCAGCGGAAATAACTCTTCATCTTTGAAGGTTTTCTacaaaacagcaacaatccTTCTTTAAGACCAATGAGCATCATTCAAACGGCCAACAGCTTGACTTGTAACCCACCAGCTGAGTGCCGACGCACAGCGCCAGAGACACCACCAGGCGCCGCTCCTTCGTGCTCGGCCCATTCAGAGCGTTTTCTGCCAGCACCAGAGATGACAGCACATCCAGGCGCTGCTCGCTGTACTTCTTTTCTGAGATCACCCTTTTCTTCATAGAAACAAAATACCAATAACATGAAATAGAAAACAACGCGTCACATGGTCACAAATGGTGACCATGTCTTTTAAGATACCAAATCTCATCACtccattattttattctattgaaCCTTTGTGTCAATTTTTGATGCTCAGCCAAAATCTAATCAGCTCATTGATGAATTCAAAGGGAATAAAATTTCCTCAAGGTGTTCTAGAGATGTTTTCAAAAGaatgaggcagacagacaacCTAAAAACACGGCGATAGCAGCAGCTGCATAAAAGTAcatgtcatttgtgtttttggctTCTCTACTCCTGCCATTTGTCATTTCTGTTTCTATTTACCTTTGCGATGCCGATGCCATTGAGGGCCTGCGACTGTAGCTGCTGAGTGACGTGAGAAACAGCGTCTGCTACAACCATGGCCCGCCTGTAAAATGTGTGCTCCACAGCCTGCGGACAGAAATACATCACATGACTCGACTGTGCACTgggcaaaataaaagcattcaaCAGGAATAAAAGAAGGGAAACCTTGAGCAACTCGACCAATCGACATAGAGCTTTGACAGAGGTCTTGGTCATGGGCCGCTGCATCGACATGTACATGTTCATGGTGGTTTTTACAATGGTGCCAATGCTGTATGCATAGAGGATGCCCtatgagaaacacacacaaaaacagactaAATTATGATACGGAATTTCTCCTTCTGATCCTGTAAGAGGCAGTTAACTCAGTCTACAatgaaaataatctgattttCAATCAATGCAAGTTAAGTGCATCTTGCACCTTGATttttgcaggaaaaaaaagtataaaagtagtaaaaataaaaagattaaaatgtaaaattcaaTGCAGAGAGTGTGTCTTTCTATTCTCACACTCTGATCTACAATCCTTGCTGGGTATAAGACTTTCAATCATCACCTGCACAAACACATTACACCTGCTGTTAAGGTCTTCTGCCAACTTGTCACTTTTATGCCCTTTGGAAAAGATGgactccatcttcatcatccaggAAGTTACAAACACGTAGTAGGACTGTACATCCctaacaaaaaaggaaaaacagaaacagtAAGTTCCTCGTGTGTGACGTAACGATATAAAAGACTGCTTTTTGGCCTGCTGACTTTGTAAGTGTCTGAGCTCTTTGCTGTAGGAAGGTGTCTCTCTGTGCTCTGATGCCCTGCAGACTCTTCTTATCCATCAGCTTAGCTGCAGCGGGAACTTTATTGATGAGAAAACTGTCAGGAAACCAGATAATGTTTGAGGTCAAAGTGACAGCAGGAACCTAAAAGGGGGCAGAAACATAAAGGACTCAAATTATAAATGGGATGGGGCTCTCACATATTCCAAACCGAGGCCACCCAAGAACAATGAACTACCTTTTTACAGACATCAAGCAGTGCTTTGTAGAACTTTTTGTCAACACTCCGGAAGATGTGAAAGTGAAGCACAAAGAGACCACAGACACCGGCATATTTGTCTCTCTGGTCAACCTCTGATGGTTCACCTGCAAACAatacaaacacataaataaatacaaatccctCTTAAATTGCAGGACTCATCACATATGAAACCAGTTTGTCCCGAGAAGAGATACTCACCAACTTTTGTCTCAACACTGGTGAAAATAGTGCGAATGTTGAAGGAAAACTCCTCAGCGAAGGCACTGTTCTTGGCAGCAGCTGATCCTTCCCCAGGATTATCAAACCTCTGATCCACACAGGCCTGTCAGAGATGAAAACATCGCAAAGTTCGTGGTACTCACAAGACTTGGCAAAGATCAAGACCAATCCACGCTTAGACTGTAGACGTCTGTCGGCATCGCCATCAGTAAGATCACCTGCAGTATCATGCCGTCCAGCAGCTGCCCCTCAAGCTTGAGCAGGAGCTTCTCAAATGGTTTCAGCTTCTCTTCAGGAATGGAAAATTTTCCAATGTTATGGTGCACAGATTTCAACAACCTACAACCAGAGAATGCCATTACAGCAGCCTATAGAGCATTCACAGGCCATTTATGCAAGCGTGTCAAAACAGACTCAAAAATCATTCAACTGTTTAAAGAGATAAAATCCAGGATTAATTCGGAGAACAACAGAGAAAGATTTGTAGATCAAATTAAAGAAGTTATGTTATACTATCCTAAAATAGCAATTATTTGGATAAATCTTACTCTTTAATTGTATTCATGCAAACTTACTTTGTTTGATATTAAATGAGTATTCTCTTAGTGATCATAAATTTCATTATTTTGGAGGATATGATAACAATATTTCTTGGATACATTGATTCgtttaaacaaaacatgaatTTAGTTCTTCCTCTATCGTGTGTGAGTGTTAACCTTTTATACATCTTCCAGTGATCTTTTAATGTGCTATGGTTTTCCATAATCTCATCGAGCGTAAGCAGAACCACCAACAACTCCCCGAGGTGTTCGTACACAACCTGAGGATGGGAAGCAACAGTATTTGTCAAAACATTATGGATTCAAGACAAGAATGAAATACGTAAACGCTTAAAACCCACCTGGAAATGGACACCTGATGACTCAATGATTTTTGTTGCACCTCTAAGATATAAGAGgggaccttttttttaatcttgcatTTTAATAGAACAAAACATGCTTTCTGTTGTAGAACCAGACAGTTATAAAGCACATTTGTCAATGTGAGTATAAAATTAAACTCGTCCACCAGCCCATTAACGACTAACATCACATGTTAGGTCAGATCTTACTTGTTGCTGTTGTAGACGGCAGCCAGCTGATGAACAATGCTGACCACCACTTCATAGCATCTTGACACATAACAGGACAGTTCCTGTCACAGGATGAACAGGAAGACAATCAGTGTTTTCTGGATTCCAATAACCAGAATTGATTAATTTCCTACCTGAAGGAATGCCATGAAAAGGCCCATCTGAATCTGTGACTCCCCTTCAACAACACTGCTCTCAGAtactataataaaaaatgcatgtCAGATTCTTATTTCTATCGATTGAGAATCTCTGTGGACCAGAGGGCAAATGTAACATAAACTATCATAGTTTGAGATTACCTCCTTCGCCATAGTACAATAAGCCATTGTAGAACTTGGTTTCTGCCTGAaaataagcaaaacaaaatgttaatcAGCTTTGCAAAAGTCTTATAAGGAAACACATCTCTTAGACGTTACCATGCTTACCTCATATTTGAGTTTCTTCACTTCACTACATAGAGCAGCATAAACTGTAATGACTTTGTTCAAAACctatacaaaacacaaaataaagggCATTATGAATAAAAAGAGACAGCGAAAGATAGATCGAGAGAAAGACTGCCTTCTTCTACCTTGTTGTCTGTTTTAATTAACTCCAATAAAGATGACTGCTCATACGGGAGAAGCTGAAAGACAGTACAAAATATTGACGAGGAAATTAGAAGATTTTTCAGGTTAAAACAAAGGTAGCGTTATTAAGGGACTAGTTTTTAGTGCTAAACCTTAAGGGCGATGGGATCCAGAGTGAAGTCCCAAACATCTCCGATGGAGTCATCCAAAGCCTCCTCGATACCCCTCAGCTGGGAGGTGTACTCCTCCAGAAACTTGCTGTAATTCTTCAATTGAAcctctgtgtgtatttctgcGGGGTGGAGGGAttcaaataaacatttcaacagGCCATATATTGCAGCTCAAGACTCAATACCCCAGTAACAGACAAacagtatttgtttgtgttcttcTTTCATGGAAAGTTGCTGTCCATAAATTAATAAGATATGTTTGGAATGGAATTTAAGAAAATTCTTAGATTAAGTCTAActattacttatttatttttgcagaaaTAGCCACAAAGCCCGTTTCAAACTAATTCACACAAGGAGCATTCCCTTGTTAACCCAACAAACAGGAGAGGCGCAGTGAAAGCTCATCATTCcacaaaaacagaattttaccagcattatttAGGCAGAGCAGTGGTGCCATgacggacggcttagagacagccaacgacaggaggcggagctagaagtgggctagaggtcaacctaGGTCCTAGGAGAAGATGCACGGAGCTAGTgagggcagggtgaagtggagaacgttgctttgtggtggcgacccctcaggggacaagccgaaacaAAGGCTGCCCTTCCCCAGTGGGACACGTTCAAGGACTCAGAATTAAGAGCCAatcctcctgctgcacctcagagACGTTCCACGGAGACCAAAACAAACCCAACAAACAAGCGTTCTGTCTGAAGACTGGGCCGCGTCCCACAGAAAGTCGTTTGGAGGTTGTGACAGTCCATACAGAGGATGGTCACTTCTGTAATCAATGCTGGTCGGGGGTCAGTTCACCTGAGTAATGTTGGCGGTATTGTTAGATTTTGTCACTGATTATGGTGAAGCATTGATAGTTTATGGGTACAATATGGGTTATTCTTTTCACACGACACAAACGACCCAAACATGAACACGGATTCCAGTAACGTGAGTGACTCTGGTTTACTATGAACTAGTGTCAAAATGATTTGATTCAAACGCAAGACTTGTGCTTGACAGGGGGCGATGATTAATGTTAGCTAACTTGGCTACTCTTCAGAAATACCCTTTACAATAGATATGTCCTGAATGTTCAGGGTAATTAAGGTGCAcgtatttaaaatacattttacatttggccAACATTCATTTGCCGTCAACATGAACAGGTTTTCCGTGTCAGCAGAGAGACGGTGCCTAGCGGCTTGCTAGTGGCTCGCTAGCAGTGGAAGCTAACTTAGCTGTCGGATAACGTTGATATTTTGCTGTTTCACCTCATTTCACCGACTTACTCTGTGAACCGTCGTCGAAACGGTCGAACTCCCAGTCATGTCCGATGGTTTCTACAGCCATAACGTGTCCCAAAACAACTTGTTAGAGAGTCACAATCCAATCCCGTGATTTGCCGAATGGCCGCGACTCGCTAGGACTCATGGGAAATGAAGTGCCTAAGACATGTGACCGCAATGCTGACGAGCTTCATCGTTTGTCTGCCTCTTAGtgacataactcaaaaggttatggacggatcttgatgagattCTCAAGAAATGGGTGTTGCCTGGAACAAATGAtgacattttgttgatgatccataAGAGAGCCTGGATTTGGgatcattttgattttcttgTTGACATTGCATCAAAGAAGTGTTGCAGTGTTGAGACCTCtgtcttaccaccgaatttcatccggatcagatcagGATTGCGCATACTATCGTGCTTTCTTTTCCAAAAATAGGGGTACATGTTGTGTTTAGCAGATTATGGAAAAATTTCAGGATGGAGTTTGATGAAAACAACTttgtctaacttagatcccatcaaattttgatAGCGATCCATATACCtgtctggatctggattttcccatttactgataataaaggctgtttcaaaaaatcatatcttgtaaaatatgcattcaattaatTAACCAAAAATCACCTTCATAAAGAGGTCCggtatgaactatcatgcaaaagtATTTTCTGGATTtgattcagaatgaggtcaggaaaaataggAAACTAactaacattaaaaataaatgatccaggtcaccatgtggatggtatAGATCCAATtctgaggggaatgagctgcttggcggaggactgtgtgtctctgagtgcttttctagctttttttgtttttgtttttaaatacatgtGATAATTCAGATGTTTCAAAAAAGAGTGGACATGTTCATGGTGACTATTCTAATACTTTCTCTCTGACACAGTAAACACTGGAAAGAGAGGATACTGTTTGTGTTTGGAAAATTAGCACATTATGTTTCCCATTTTATTTGGCTAAGCAATACTATACTGGACATGATAGAGGGCAAGAGAgttagttgtgtgtgtgtgtgtgtgtgtgagtgtgtgtgtgtgtgcgtttaaaGGCAGTGAGTTAGGGCATTGTCTCACTGAGGACTTAGCACACTATTCAGAGGACGTCAGACGCCATGGGAACATTTTTAAGTTAGCAGTGGAGTATGAGAATACAAGCTGCGGTTTCATGCTGACGGTAAggaacattttaattctgaACAAAGGTATATAAGGTTATAATTCCAAAAGCATTTGTACATAATTTGTATATATACAATTAAACACATGGCAGTAAATCATTTAAgctcttttattttgcattatttgtattttacatgTCATAGTCAAGTTTTGTATGTTTCCAATAAAGTATAATTTTACAACACCAAACGTTAAACTATATAAGCAGTGCTTGCCATTCTTTCACAATTTCTTTTAACAGAGCAAAGCAGATTTTATTATACTTTGACAAGTATGTTTAGTACCTCGTCATCTTTCAGGAATTCCAAAAGAACTGCAATGTCTATCAGACAAAACATCCTCAGTGTTGCTGATGGGATTCAGGCCTGAAGAATGAAAATGCAACCGATCTGTGCGATCACATGACCCTGAACCAACCTTATTCAACAACCAAGTGTGTGACATGCCCATCTCACACCCCTGGAATTGAAATGAGACAAATGATTGCTGATATTTTGACTTTACTTTTAAGATGTTTGCAATAactatttattaatattatactatgttaattaaaatgtctgaatTGTGTCTCATTATCAAACTTTGGAATGCTTTATAAAGCAAATAACTTGTTTGTGATATTCATTTTTATAGGTCAGCTGTCCGTGACCATTATAGGCCTCCCTATTACTCAGAATTTGGAGCTGCTGGGATTCTATCTTACCAAAAACATCTTGACACAATGGTTGTCCCAGAGTCACAACATGAGCACCTGAACCAGATTGACTCTGTAGGAAGAGACACCAGCCAACAGTGCAGACCCAACCTGTCCGCATCTCAACATTTTGGAGGTCCACTCCATCTGAGCACTAATGGGAGCGTGTCACCAGACAACACCATGATCGATAATGACCCGCACGAATACACTGAGTCCGACTTCCTGCTCCCAACTAAACTCTACGGTGCATCAGGATTCAGTAGATCCACAAGAGCAAGGGATCCAGGAGGCGCTGGTGTACCTGCAGAAAAACCTTGCTCTATGGTGCTTCAGATTGTGATTCCATTCATGCTGGCTGGGTTTGGGACAGTCTCTGCAGGGATACTGCTTGATGTAGTTCAGGtgagaaatataaatgaatgtcGATCATCCTTCCTCGCGTGAAGACTTGGATAGAAAAGAAAGGTGGAAAAGAGTGGAATAAGGTCAAGTTAATGACAGCACAAAAAAGAGTTGATTTAGGACAGTTGGGAAAATCTGATGCTGTGGGTTCTTCCTTGTGGTGCTGACTGTTTGATGTCGTTTTCATGGCAGAGCTGGGGTGTGTTCCAGGAAATCACAGAGATCTTCATCCTGATCCCTGCAGTATTAGGCATGAAGAGAAATCTGGAAATGACTCTGGCCTCTAGACTCTCAACTACTGTGAGTttctgcaaatacacacacaaacatgcataaaaacctttttattttttataaataagaTGGCCTCATACCATGGTGCAAAATTGAGGTGTTTAGATTTCATCATATTGAATGCAGTGGCATAGCTGTATACAATATGGAGAATATAGATGACGTGAAAATGAATCATAAATGATTTTAGGTAGAATGCATGTAAACCTAAGTGCTTGTATAAATGTACCTGTTTCCAAACTTATCATTCCAATTGTCAGGTGAATGCAGGGAAGACTGAATCGGCGAGAGAGATGTGGATGTTGATCATTGGGAACCTGGCGCTCAAACAGGTCCATTATTTTCTGATGAGAGATGTAGATTTCATCTTCCAGTTAGCATTTTCTACATCATTAGCTGTTTACCTCTATAGGTCTGCAACAATTTCTTTTTATTGCGGTTCTCATTTTACAGCTACAAGCCACAGTGCTTGGGCTGTTAGCCTCTTTGATGGCAGCTGTATTTGGATGGATGGCAGAAGGCAAAATGCCCTTCAATCACGTGGTGCTTCTGTGTTCAACCAGTGTCTCCACTGCTTTCATGGCTTCACTGCTACAAGGTAACAAAATATGTAACATGAATGGGCTCTCTATTAGACATCACACCAATAATACATATCCTTCTCTGTTTCCAACACGACTTCAGCGACATTATGTTTTATGAGCAAATAACTCATGCAATGTAAATGTTACAGTGTTAAacccctgtgtgtgtctttgggtCATAATCACTCTCTAGGTATTATCATGGTGGGAGTGATCACTGGCACGAGGCGGCTGGGAATGAACCCTGACAATGTGGCCACACCGTTAGCATCTGGCTTTGGGGATCTCATCACTCTTGCCTTCCTGGCTGGCTTCAGTCAGTGGTTCTACGCTCTCTTAGGTAAAGGCCGATGAGGATCCATTGGCTGTAGGTCTGTTATTTCTAGCAGATGGTGCTCATGGACCTAAAATGAACAATTTATAATCTGATTACTGGTTGATAATTAAGATGATAAAAATAATGATGCTTTCTCTTGGCAGATTTCTATCCTCATGTGTTGTACCTGGTGGATCTGTCATTTTTATCCCTGATTCCTCTTTGGATCATCCTCACTTCCAAACATCCAGCAACTGTCATCCTGCTCCGTACAGGCTGGGAACCAATCATTACAGCAATGCTCGTCAGCAGGTAGTCTGAAGCTGATGCAGATGCATTCACTTGAATTTTGTGTACGGGAAGCTGCTGTGGGGTTTGAAGTATGTTTTTGATGTCCCTGTTATTAAAGGTAAAACATTAATTTAGCTTAATTTAGAACAAGTTTATCTTGTTCATAATatctaaattattttaaaatgttgtccATCACAGATTCCAAATTGTATTGATGAGTCTCTTGATATACTCTGGTGCAAGCAAATTCAGCAGTGCCGCTGAAattctgtgtttgcatgtcttTTAGTATTGGAGGAGTTATTCTGGACAAGACTGTCTCGGATCCAAACCTGGCAGGAATAATAGTCTATGCTCCAGTAATAAATGGTGAGTTATCCTGGAAGTGACAAAAGTGCATTGATGGCCCAGTATTGGTGGATGTCTTATCTCAAAACGCCCTTATATAGCAAACGTAGATTGCTAGCTAGCAAAAAGCATAAACTAGTTTCTGTTGCATGGTGGcatttctccaggttctcccgtttcctcccatctccaaaaacatgcaatttagttgaattgagtgtgtgtgtgtgtgtgtgaatggttgtctgtctctgtgtggagtGAAAATGTCGTTCCTTTCATGCAAATGttggaatgacaataaaaagtcCTTTCTTCCTTATCAGGGTGGCTACAGGAATAATAAAACTGTTCCCACAATCAAAATATTAACACAACACTAAACGTATTTTTTCAACTTGAACACAAACAGTCCCATGAGCCTTTGCACTCCTAACTCAGGCCTGTCATCAATCAGGGAGACTGCTCCATTACCAGAGGAGAGTTTAACTCAGATCCAAATATCCCTTACTTAGCCACTAAATCTTAAATCTTCTGTTgactcccccccctcccccacacctTCAGGTATTGGAGGGAATCTTGTTTCCATACAGTCGAGTCGATTATCTACCAATTTACACTTGAATTACTCATCGCGAGAAATTCCTGCAGACCGAGGAGGTTGCTACAGCCCTTGCACTGTTTTCTTTGGTTCAGGTAAAGATATCAAGGTCAAAAACgattaaacaaaaacacacagactccgcctccacacAAGAATCTGAGGTTCAGCGTATTTCTTTCAGGTACAAACCATCAATCTGCTCGGGTTCTGCTTCTTTTGGCCATCCCTGGTCAGTTCATCTTCTTATACACTATCCACTTGATGACAGGAGGCTCCACTTTGCCAAGTCTCCTCTTAATTATCACTTTCTTGAGTGCTTCCCTGATTCAAGTGAGTCAAACTCAATGTGTGCTAACTTTAAATGATTGATCATTTCCTTTAAGTAACGCGTGTGTCTGTTGATTAGGTCGTTGCCCTGCTATGTCTCGCTGACTGTCTGGCTCATTGTCTCTGGAGGAGGGGAAAAGACCCCGACAGTTATGCGATTCCCTACCTCACGACCTTCGGTGACCTACTCGGAACTGCTCTTCTCGCTCTGAACGTTTTCATCCTGTGGTGTCTTGGTGATGCAGGCAGTGGATAGTTTGTATGTGAAGCTTTGAGGAATACCCAATTCtacaacaacaatgacaaaaaaaacagagattaattttttattcttcaccccccccccccccccccccccctgagatgACACCAGACTGCTGCAgctctgaatgaatgaacatccagctcctctttttctcctccccctccaagGTTAAATCTTCTTTGTATGGCGCccgattaaaaaaagaatagcGGTAAATGATGACGCCTAATGTCTGGAACACAATATGTGTTTTATATGATTTGTGTTGAGCTTTTTGACGTTTGACTTGCTATTTTACCGAGTATCTGTCTTCATATAAAATCAGCCCTGGCTTTTTTCTTCAGTTGTCCACAAGTAATGAAGTGTTTTGAATTTTTGTGAATTTACACTCCTCATGCTCCATAAAAGTTAACATTAAGAGCTtgttgtgttcatttatt
The sequence above is drawn from the Brachionichthys hirsutus isolate HB-005 chromosome 5, CSIRO-AGI_Bhir_v1, whole genome shotgun sequence genome and encodes:
- the washc4 gene encoding WASH complex subunit 4; its protein translation is MAVETIGHDWEFDRFDDGSQKIHTEVQLKNYSKFLEEYTSQLRGIEEALDDSIGDVWDFTLDPIALKLLPYEQSSLLELIKTDNKVLNKVITVYAALCSEVKKLKYEAETKFYNGLLYYGEGVSESSVVEGESQIQMGLFMAFLQELSCYVSRCYEVVVSIVHQLAAVYNSNKGATKIIESSGVHFQVVYEHLGELLVVLLTLDEIMENHSTLKDHWKMYKRLLKSVHHNIGKFSIPEEKLKPFEKLLLKLEGQLLDGMILQACVDQRFDNPGEGSAAAKNSAFAEEFSFNIRTIFTSVETKVGEPSEVDQRDKYAGVCGLFVLHFHIFRSVDKKFYKALLDVCKKVPAVTLTSNIIWFPDSFLINKVPAAAKLMDKKSLQGIRAQRDTFLQQRAQTLTKDVQSYYVFVTSWMMKMESIFSKGHKSDKLAEDLNSRCNVFVQGILYAYSIGTIVKTTMNMYMSMQRPMTKTSVKALCRLVELLKAVEHTFYRRAMVVADAVSHVTQQLQSQALNGIGIAKKRVISEKKYSEQRLDVLSSLVLAENALNGPSTKERRLVVSLALCVGTQLKTFKDEELFPLQLVLKKLDMMSELSERVKLQCDCSFLYWHRAVFPIYLDDVHDNAVDAARMHYMFSALRDSVPSMLHAKHMESCDQLLESYDKEIMDVFHEHLLDKLCKEIEKDLRLSVHTHLKLDDRNPFRVGMKDLAHFFSLKPIRFFNRFIDIKAYVTHYLDKTFYNLTTVALHDWATYSEMRNLATQRYGLSMTEAHLPSQTLEQGLDVLEIMRNIHVFVSRYLYNLNNQIFIEKASNNKHLNTINIRHIANSIRTHGTGIMNTTVNFTYQFLRKKFYIFSQFMYDEHIKSRLIKDIRFFRETKDQSDQKYPFERAEKFNRGIRKLGITPDGQSYLDQFRQLISQIGNAMGYVRMIRSGGIHCCSSAIRFVPDLEDIVNFEELVKEEGLSEETQRAASLLDSVLEDLTSNSAEGTEYFKMLVGVFAPEFRTAKNMHLRNFYMIVPPLTVNFVEHSINCKEKLNKKNKNGAAFTDDGFAMGVAYILKLLDQYLEFDSLHWFQAVRDKYKKEMNAVVKEQNVQSASQDEKLLQTMNLTQKRLDVYLQEFELLHFSLSSARIFFRADKTAAEETQERKDKDDVAKSGGASDGPRPSEPPSL
- the LOC137894387 gene encoding solute carrier family 41 member 2-like, whose protein sequence is MVVPESQHEHLNQIDSVGRDTSQQCRPNLSASQHFGGPLHLSTNGSVSPDNTMIDNDPHEYTESDFLLPTKLYGASGFSRSTRARDPGGAGVPAEKPCSMVLQIVIPFMLAGFGTVSAGILLDVVQSWGVFQEITEIFILIPAVLGMKRNLEMTLASRLSTTVNAGKTESAREMWMLIIGNLALKQLQATVLGLLASLMAAVFGWMAEGKMPFNHVVLLCSTSVSTAFMASLLQGIIMVGVITGTRRLGMNPDNVATPLASGFGDLITLAFLAGFSQWFYALLDFYPHVLYLVDLSFLSLIPLWIILTSKHPATVILLRTGWEPIITAMLVSSIGGVILDKTVSDPNLAGIIVYAPVINGIGGNLVSIQSSRLSTNLHLNYSSREIPADRGGCYSPCTVFFGSGTNHQSARVLLLLAIPGQFIFLYTIHLMTGGSTLPSLLLIITFLSASLIQVVALLCLADCLAHCLWRRGKDPDSYAIPYLTTFGDLLGTALLALNVFILWCLGDAGSGYEGLRFHSEGLRFHSEGLRFHSEGLRYHSEGLRFHSEGLRFHSEGLHYHSEGLRFHSEGLRFHSEGLHFHSEGLHFHRRGYASTARGYASTARGYASTARGYASTARGYATTARGYASTARGYASTARGYATTARGYASTARGYTSTGRGYASTGRGYASTARGYASTGRG